The segment CCACTCTGAGCTTGAGTACATTGATGTGAAGGCACATCTCAGATGGAGACCATCTGCCCTGCACTGTGAGATCGTTGAGATGTGCGCCCCATCCTATGAGGGATGCATCAGTGGTGAGAAGTAGTAATTGGAGAAGAATGCACAAACAGGATTCCCATGCAGGGTTTGCCAGGACGGTTTGCTTTTGGTGGGCATACATAGGAGTTTGTCTTTGTTCGGTCTGTAAATTGAACTGAAGCATGATTGGAGGCATTTCATGCAAAGTTTGGCAAGAGCTATCACAGATGTGCCCACGGCCATGTGCCTCAGAAGCTGAAGGCACACATcacaaagaacctcagttactgcacaaggcgAGTAATCCTCTCTTCTTTGAGctatccctgtgggtgctccactttaggtgactatAGAGCAGTATCCCTAGCTGAAAGGATGGGTCTTTGGAGCTGGATCTGTATGCAATGATAAAATAGCTAATCCTATAACAAAGCATCTGAGGTCGAGCCTTGCTCAATTGCATAGTGCTCTGTGAAGGTATGGGCTGATGACCAGGTGGCTACTTTACAGATGTCCGGATGGACACATTGTTCAGGAAGGCTACTGAAGTGAAGAGCGATCTGCTGGAGCATGTTCAAATTCCCGGTGGGGGTTGCAGATCATGTTGACAGTAGCAAAGGTGAACATGCCTGGAAATCCTCTGCTTAGATATGGCTGATCCTTTCGACCTTTCCGTAACAGAAAGAAATAGCTTGGGTGACTTCCTGAAAGTTTAGTCCTTTCAGGATAGAATGCTAATGCCCGTCTGACATCTAGAGTGTGGAACACTGCCTCTCGTTTGTTCTCATGAGGTTTAGGGAAGAAAGACGGGAGGTGGATAGGTTGGTTCAGATGGAATGAGGAAGGTATTTTGGGTACAAATTTAGAGGGTGGTCTTAAAGTGACCTGGTCTTTAAATAAAATTGTATATGGGGGGTATGCCATGAcagcccccagggccggctccagcgtttttgccgccccaagcggggaaagaaaaacaaaaaaaatcggcggcacttcggcggcagctctaccgccgccgcttcgtttttcggcggcaattcggtggcagatCCTTCCCccccgagagggactgagggacccgccgccgaattgccgctgaagaccggATGTGCCGTCCCTTTCCGTTGGTCACCCCAGGCgcctgcttgctgcactggtgcctggagccagccctgacagccCCTAGTTCTCCCACTCATTGTGCGGATGTGATGGCGACGAAGAAGACCACCTTCATCGATAGGTGCATGAGTGAACATGTTCCCCTGGGTTCGAATGGGGGACCAATGAGGCAGTGTAGTACAAGGTTAAGgtcccagggtggggtgggaactCGTATTTCAGGATAAAGGTTTCAAATGGTTCCCTGTGGAACCATTTAGTGATAAGATGGGTGAAAACTGAGAACCCATGAACTTTGTGATGGAAACCTGTGATGGCTGCCAGGTGTACTCTAAGTGAGCTCGATGATAGTCCTGATTTCTTTAGCTCCACTATATAATCTAGTACCAGTGGCAAGGGGAAGTAATAGCCATGGCTTGCCGATTCTGGTACCTTATgtggaatctcttccatttgtGCAGGTAAGTATAACGTGTAGTCGACCTTCTGCTATTTAATAGTATGTCCCTTACATCTTCCGAATAGGTTATTTCATTGTCCTGGAACCATGGAGGAACCATGCCTTCAGGTGGAGGATCTCTAGGTTCAGGTGGTGAACCTGGCCTGCATCCTGAGACCAGAGAtatggaagaggaggaagagcgAGTGGTGGGCATACCACCATCTGCAACAGGTAAGGGAACCAAGtttgtctgggccatgtgggaGTTATCAAGATGACTCCGGATTGTTTGGCCTTTATCTTATGTATTACCCTGGATATGAAGGGAAGAGGGGGCAACGCGTAAGCAGAAGCACACCCCATTTGATGAGGAAAGTAACTCCTAGAGATTTGGAGCCCAATCCTGCTCGTGAGCAGAATTGTGGACACTTGGCATTCTGGGCTGTAGCAAAAAGGTCTATACTTGGGAAACCCCAGTGTCTGATATATTTCCCACTTGTGGTCCTGAGAGAATTTTCTGCTTAGTGCATCTGCTGTGGTACTCTGACATCCTGGTAGACAGGTAGCTGATATGTTGATGTTATGATGGATGCACCAGTTTCATATCTCAGTGCTTCAGTGCAAAGGGAGTGTGACCTTGCTCCTCCTTGACCATTTATATAAAACATGCAAGTGATGTTGTCTTTCAGTACTTTGATGGTCTTGCTCCTAATCAGAGGTAAAGAATGTGAGCATGCATTGCAGACTGCTTATAGTTACAGTAAATTGATGTGTAATGTTGACTCAAAGGGGGATCACCTGCCCTAGATTGTGTGGTTGTTCATGGCAGTACGGTCTTCAGCACAGGCTGTGCAAGCCTGCCTGGAGACCCTGGGCACAAACTTGCATTTCTAACCGATACTGAAGCCCATGTTgtcacagcttcactgctatttttatcgcGCCGTTTAGATTAAAGCGAGTGCATGTATGTTTACACAAGATGCAAATCAAATCtccgactgcagtgtagacataccctaaaatgaAGATATCATTTAGAAAATAGTGTGTGTTGTATTGATGGCAAAAAAGTGAAAGTATCAATACATAGGGCTTGGAGCGTTTGAAACAAAGTTATCATTTATCAATGTCTTGGGAAGCTTCTGAACCACCCTTAAGTTGTTGAATACTAAAGCATACTCAGGTCAGACTGTAGCTCTTGGCAAGAAAGCTTTGAAATGCCCTCACACTGAGTAACACATTAAGGGAGGTTTATTTACAAGGTTGTAAGAAATATCCTTCCCTTTACTGAGTGAGTAAATTTAATAATGTGGGAAGGAGGCACAAAGAGCCTTTTCCTCTTGAATGCAAAGAAGTACGGCATTATTGAAATCTTATGTTTAAGAGAATGCTAGGTTTGGGGACCAGCTACTGGTCTGGCTGGCACACCATCCCTTGCATATTTCTAAGTGGCAGAGCCCCAAGCCCTCTTGAGAATAtgctgaaaaaatatagacaagtGCAACGAGGGAAACATTCATTCTTTTTAAAGTGAGTCTACACTTACCGCGAAACATAGAGTACAGCCACTGCACACCCAGCGAGCACagttataaatagcagtgtagatggtgaggcaccgTGTAAGAGAGTAGAGTATAGTCAAGTGTCCTACACACCTGAACCCCACAGGGAATATAGCCTACACTGCTCTTTatatgcccaagcagtgcctcccaggtctacactgctgtttttagcattgTAGTGTTATGTTGCCTCCCCGGTGCCTCCTCCTACTAGAGCCTTTTCTTACCCCAGTGCAACACTCTGGCAGCAGGTGCTTGTAATCCTAGATATACATTATTAGACAAATACTAATTATTAAATCCACAAAATTACTGGCCTTAAAATTGATGCAATATATATGAAACTGTCTAACCGCTTTTCCTTATTAAAAACAACCCTGCACATCTGCTAATGGTTTCCATGTGTTTAAGCCTCCTGTCCACCAgtataaatatttgcattccTAACAAAGCACTTTAAGCTACTTATGAGCTCCTAAAGCTACAGTGAACAAAACGTTAGGCTTTTtggaattaaataaataaataacttggcCGCTATATTATTCATTTCTTTCTATAATTAATATGGATGCCTGTATAACTTACATTCACATAATTCGCATTAATGTAATCTTCGTTTCCCTGCAATATTATCCGTGTGGCATCatctatgttaaaaaaaaaattaattaacaaCTGGATGGCATGCTTTATTATCACCTCCTTTCATTAGGTCAAATAACCAAGTGATCACAGGCATTTGGATTACAGGCACATGAACAAAGCATAGAAGTGTTTTAGAATGTAACATGGATGCACAATTACAAAACTTTGATTATATAATAAATTCAGTAATGGCAAAATTCAATGTGGTGGTTTTATAACATGTAAAGCATTATTTAGGTGTTAAAAGAAAACAGTCAAATTTTGTACTTAATACTCACAAGGTAGAACATCTTTGTATCGATTTTTGTCCATATTTTGAGGTATTTTTGCACACGTAacagccagccctggcttttttCTATAAAGTTGCTACAAAACAGATATGAAAGAGGTAACATTTTGAAGAATTTGCTTAGGCAAAAAACACGATAGACACTAAATAGATCCACATGTAAATGCAtcttcttttaaaagaaacttaTGTAAAGCAACTATGCAATGGGAAAGACATCTCTTTTTCACTGCCTACAAAGTTAAAGTGAGGGTGATTTTTAAATTCCAAAGCCACAAGAACAGAAACCCTACTATTATTGCTAGACCATCATCTTCTGTACATGAATGTCTGAAAAATCAAGGAAATGTGTGAGAGTCATTGACTGTTCCCAGGCAAGATCTACTTTGTCTTATGATAAATATTGCAGAATGTTGGGTTAGAAATAGAGGAAGGAAGAAGACGGCAATAAAAAAGCAGAAGAGAAGTAACTGCTGAAGACTAGCACTTCCCAGAATTAATAGTAATGCAGATTCATGCACACGTTAACTTACTAGACTAAAACTGCTATTTTCCATGGactttgggggtgtgtgtgaagggtGGGGCAAAGTCTACTCATTTTAGCTGTGAAATTCTGaagtggcttttaaaaaaacagcttaATAGCAGGATATTAACAACATTCCATTCACATTAGACATATGCAAATAGCAtaaaacatgcttttcaaatgtaaCACACTCAAATATGGAATTTATTAATGAAGTTTTTGCTAACAATAGAAGAGGTGTCCAGTATGCTGTGAAAGGGAGATGTGTAAAAAGCCTAGAGAATAGTGCTGAACAACCAACATGCAAGAGCAAGCAAAGTTATTTCAGGGAGATAGAGTGAAAAAAATTCTGAAACGCTGCGTGTGCAAGAAATGATGGACTTCTTTTATTGCGTCCATGACAACAAATCAACCCTAATTCAGACCTATACTGATGAGTATGGGGTCATAACCTCTGGTAACCATGTCTTATAGTCTTACTAGTGCACACACCAGGTGCACTCAGCATCCTCAAAGCACTTTTAGAATCTCTATGTAACTTCACAATCTCTTTTTTATCTCTTTCCGGGGCATTGTATATCATTAACACGTACGACTAAAAATATACAAGCACATTGCAATGAAAGAGCCCTCGTTtatatgcttaaatactttgttgGATAGAGGCCTCAACAGTGAATTAAACAGGGTCTTGCAGATCTGTGTGTTTTTTTGGAACAAATTCTATCTGGCATATCTGGAATAAATATGACTGTATAATGGTGTAAATGAAAACACAGTGGGCCTATATAGATGACATACAGACAATGAGGCAAGGGAAAATATGGACCAAGGTATAGCGTCTACGCGGGGAAAAATTGTATGTGATTAAGTAATTAAATTTTTAACTCCCCACCTACCCACAAAATGTTATGACTGTGTGTGAGACTGTAGTTTTGGCATGTCTCGATATACAAGAGCTTCATTTTGCAACATATATATCTATATGTCTCAcgactaaaaataaataaatattagggctgtcaagcaattaaaaaaattaatcacaattaattgcactgttaaacaataatagaataccatttatttaaatatttgtggatgttttctacattttcaaatatattgatttcaattataccacagaatacaaagtggacagtgctcatgttatatgtatttttattactaatatttgcactgtaaaaaacaaaagaaatagcatttttcaattcacctaatacaagtactgtagtgcaatctctttatcatgaaagttgaactttcacatgtagaattatgtaccaaaaatcctgcattcaaaaataaaacaatgtaaaacttaagagcctataagtccactcagtcctatttcttgttcagccaatcgctcaaataagtttatttatatttgcaggagataatgcaagGTCAcatgaaagtaagaacaggtgtttgcatggcactgttgtagctggcatcgaaagatatttacatgccagacacgctaaagattcatatatccatttatgtttcaaccaccattccagaggacatgtgtacatgctgatgacgggttctgctcgataacaatccaaagcactgtggaccgatgcatgtacatttttattatctgagtcaaatgccaccagcagaaggttgattttttgttgttgttgttttgggttctgtagtttccgcatcagagtgttgctcttttaagactttggaaagcatgctccatatcTCATCCCTCTcacattttggaaggcactttagattcttaaacctaAAGTGGGTCGAGtcctgtagctatctttagaaatctcactttggtaccttctttgcgttttgtcaaatttgctgtgaaagtgttcttaaaatgaacaacatgcgctgaatcatcatccgagactgctagaacatgaaatacatcgcagaatgcgggtaaaatagagccAGAAACATACAATTTTCCCCTACAGAGTTCAGTCAGAAATGTAAttaatgcttttctttttttaatgagcatcatcagcatggaagcatgtcctctggaacggtggctgaagcatgaaggggcttatgaatgtttagcatatctggcatgtaaagaccttgtaatgccagctacaaaagtcccatgcaaatgtttcttctcactttctggtgacattgtaaataagaagccgcaGCATTTTCTCCCATAagtgtaaacaaacgtgtttgtcttagtgattggctgaacgaaaagtaggactgagtggatttgtaggctccaaagttttacattgttttgtttttgagtgcagttatgtaacaaaaaaaaaatctacatttgtgaattgcactttcatgataaagagatcgcactacactacttgtatgaggtgaactaaaaatactgtttcttttatcatttttacagtgcaaatatttgtaataaaatagaatataaagtgagcaatgtacactttgtagtctatgttgtaatttaaataaatatgtgaaaatgtagaaaaaatccaaaaatagttaacacatttcaattgatattctattgtttaaccgtgcgattaattgtgattaatttttttgagttatcatgtgagttaactgcgattaattgacaaccctaaTATAATATGAGAGAAACAATTTTCAAGTTCCTAAGAAATGCATAACTTAATTGGCTTATACCTTTTATGATTATCAATTTATCCTCCTTCACAGTTCTATTAAGTATTATTACAGTATTATTAAGGCAAAGTCTACTTACTACCTTTTACAATGATCTTAACAAAAATCTGCTTCCTGTAAAGGGTATTGAAATATTATTCTGTTTTACAGGGGCCATAGTCTTATTTCATCTTTATGTTCTCTTCAATGTTGTAGAGGCACTGAGAATTATTTATAAGGAAAACAGCCCACAAACTTTTAGGCCTGAAGGTCTTAAAAATTTCGCCCTGTCATTACTTGGCAGAACAAGTGAACAGCTCAAGCTTAAGTCTTTATTTCCTTCAAGTCAACAGAATTAACTTATCTTAAAATGAATATCTGCTTACAAAGCACAatgtatattgtgacaaagttcctcctctatcttggtgggtgctgcgcttattggtggattttcttgcctcagagattcaccatgtgggttggggaatagcccagagaccttcccctctgggagaacccacagtccaggtcaattgggaggtctggggggaacccgggcccgccctgtACTccgggtttcagcccagggccctgtggactgtagcTGTCTATAGTggctcctgtaacagctgcatgacagctacaactccctgggctacttccccatggcctcctccaaacatcttccttattctcaccacaggaccttcctcctggtgtctgataatgcttgtgcttctcagtcctccagcagcacaccctgtcactctcagctccttgcgcctcttgctcccagctgctcacactcgcaccacaaactgaagtgagctccttttaaaacccaggtgccctgattagcctgccttaattgattctagcagcttcttaattggctccaggtgtcctaattagcctgcctgccttaactggttctagcaggttcctgattactctagtgcagcccctgctctggtcactcagggaacagaaaactactcatccagtgaccagtatatttgccctctaccagactcctctaccccactggtctgggtctgtcacaatatatacacacactacatACTTAatttccatcccccacccccaactctacTTTTACCTCTTCTaagcaaaagaaggtttaataatCTAATCCCTATTATATCATGAGGAATTTTGGGGAATTTTAATTCTTCCAAAGAGCTTAATGTATcttgccattttaaaataatatagtcTTTAATATAAGATTCCATACACAAATAGAGTAAAAGCAACAGGATGCTGACAGAATATCTTTTTACATAAAAATCTGTGGTTACCAAAAGCATGTGTTGAAAATTAGTTCCTCTATAAGGTTAACTGAATCCTGATACTCAGTATCACAGTTTGCAACACATTTTCAGTTTGAACAGCATAAGCAGGGGAAAAACTCACATGGGAAGAGACCTAGTTAGtacattttttaaatacttgCAGCAATTAAAATTTAGGTTCAGCTTTTGGTTTGATTAGCAATTTGTGCTTTTAGTGGAAGACAAAGATATTATTAATGTTAAGATCTCAGCTTTGAGTTTTCAGAGTCCTTCCCGGCTTAAAATGTATTATGTTAAAGTCCACTCACCAGAGAGAATTTCTAAGCACAGCAGGTACAAGAATGGCTTTCTGTTTTATCACATCGTATTTGAAGATCTGCTTAGCTATTATAAGAAACCAGAGCCTATTAGCAATGGTTGCCATTGCAAACTCCACATTTCCCTCATTCCGTCACATACTGAATATATCAAAGGACAGTTTTAGAAattttttcttctccatttcccctccccacaacattGGGGTAAACGTATAGAACTCGTAtagaattttatattttataggTGTTTTATGAGCCCATAATTTAAAAACAGACttttaaaactgaattttaatAGGTTATTAAGTCTATGATATATACTAATTAATTTGCATCCTAGAGTTAAAGAACTGGCTAAGGAACCACTGACTATTTTCAAAAAATTCCTGGAGAACTGGGGAACTACCAGAAGTCTGAAGTAAACATATGTGGTTCTGTTTTTCAAAAATGGAAAactgatcctggcaattactgtCTTCTTGGAATAATgcaatgctctctctctctctctggagataATAAAATTCAGCTAGTGCAAAATGAAGTAGTCCACTTAGTAGGGCCATGTCTCCACTACACACCACTTTTCGGTGCAGTGTAAGATATGTGTAGAACCCTGTGCGGATACAACATTTATATCTGCGGATGTGGATATctgcggagctgcagggctctaccaggaACCGCAGCgacaaaagcagcagcatgtcgggCCGccgctggcaggagccagcgtcCAGCCCAGGCAGCTCCTCCGGTGTGGCtatactgcccccagccctgcccactgggTGGGCACCAGGAtcaccagcagctgtccctggtcacaGTAGCATGTTAAAGTGGCTCGCAAGCTCCCAGACAGGAGGCGCACGCCGCTGCAAAGAAGGGATTCCTATGGGGAACTTGTGAAACACTTGCACACACTAGtgtgaccagggacagctgctggtgaGCCCGGTGCCTGTTTTATATCTGTGGATATAAAtgttgtatccacgcagggcacTAGGTATGAGTAGCTACACGTCAAACAAAAAGCAAGCTGCGgccacactgtggtgtgtagctacacatgtcagtgaaaggctctggcaggagggaggcagaggaaggaagagtctggcagtggggagctggcggagactttccccactgctggagtcctTCCTTATCTGCAGTGGGGGAAAGCTCTAGTGGTGGGGAGCTGACGAAATctttccctgtggtggggaaaggctccagcagctgagaggcagtgggacactactGCTATTTTTACTGTGTAGAGTTGGGATGGCACAACTTGGGTGAGAGTAGAAAGCCATATAGGGTATGTACTTGGGAACACAGCTATACCGTTTAGGTGTGTCTGTACTCTATCCACCTCAGCTGTGCCTCATTGTCTACACTGCTCCTTAAACCCATGCTAATGGGGCTACCCTGAGTAAATACTCTACACACTGCTGAAAGAAGAGTGCAGTATTAACATAGCCTTATAGATAGTGTGCTCACCTCTGTCTTATTAGCCTGGATATATGAACGGACACACACACTGCAAAATGTCTTAAAAACTGGGAAAAGGGTAAAGATGAACAATGTTGACTGAGTTGGGCAAGTGTCTAGTGGGATAAGAGAAGGAAAAAGTTCTAGGTCTACTTTTATTTAACATGATCATCAGTGATCTCAAAAAAAGGGATAAACTTCTTAATGAAATTTACAGAGGCTGCTAAATTGAGTGCAGTTGGAAACTCCAAAAGGGATAGAGAAATACTATGAAGGGATGTAAAAAGATGAAGGGATGGTAAGAAACTTGAAATACCTTGGGGCAACTGCAAACATTATATACAAAATCCCTTGAACCGTAAGGTAATTTGCCCTTAAATTTTGTGGCAAGGTCTCCATATTTCTTCGTTACTTTGGTGCAGCTGATGAGAGTCTAAGAGGAGTTtaactcacttttaaaaatggaggtGTTTATTGATTTCAATATGAAAATGAACAATACAATCAGCATCATAGCccctattttattcatttttaaattaaattgaggCCCTGAGAGCAAGAGGGACATAGAGACCCAGATTTGGTTCACTGAATTACCTTGCCACAAGAAAAGCATTGAAAAACAACGGaagaacatttttgttgcccttctctgattaggggtatggaacagtttccatatgaggagagattaaaaagattgggactgggcagtttagaaaagagaagaccaagaggggctatgatagaggtctgtaaaatcatgaagggtgtggagaaagtgaataatgaagtgttatttaccccttcacataaacacaagaaccagagatcaccaaatgaaattaataggagcaggattaaaacaaacaaaaggaagtatttcttcccacaacTCGCAGTCAACCTGttaaactcattgccaggggatgttgtgaaggccaaaaatataactcggataaaaaaaaaattagataaatttatggaggataggtccattaatggctactagtcaagatgcaaccccatgttctgggtgtccctaagcctcagactgccagatgctgggactggagaaCAGAGGATGgttcacttgataattgccctgttctgttcattccctctgaagcttctggcaccagccactgttgaaGACAGagtactgggttagatggaccactggtctgacccagtatggctgttcttaactTTATTCCTAATTCCCTGGTTTAATCAGCAATTTCTGTAGTGAAGAAATTAATTTGATAAACTATATTGAAATTTATTTTGTGGGGGTTTTATGACACTTATTGCAAATATATCTGAGCACATCACATACAATACATGAATTTTTCCATGCAACAGCTCTTTGAGGTAtggaagtattatctccattttacacatggggaactgagtcacaatgtgacttaggcctggtctacactaggcgtttatgtcgaagttagcgccattaaatcgaattaaccctgcacccgtccacactgcgatgctatttagttcgacatagaggtctctttaattcgacttctgtactcctccccgacgaggggagtagcgctaaattcgacatggccatgtcgaattaggctaggtgtggatggaaatcgacgctaatagctccgggagctatcccacagtgcaccactctgttgacgctctggacagcagtgcgagctcggatgctctgaccagccacacaggaaaagccccgggaaaatttgaatttgaattccttttcctgtctggccagtttgaatctcatttcctgtctggacatcgtggcgagcacagcagcactggcaacgatgcagagctctccagcagtgatggccgtgcagtctgggaatagaaagagagccccagcatggactgatcgtgaagtcttggatctcatcgctgtgtggggcgatgagtccgtgctttccgagctgcgatccaaaagaaggaatgcaaagatctacgagaagatctctaaagacatggcagagagaggatacagccgggatgcaacgcagtgccgcgtgaaaatcaaggagctgagacaaggctaccagaagaccaaagaggcaaacggacgctccggatcccatccccagacatcccgtttctacgaggcactgcattccatcctcggtgctgccgccaccactaccccaccagtgaccgtggactctgaggatgggatactgtccacggccggttcctcagacatgttaggggacggggaagatgaggaaggagatgaggagggcgaggcagttggcagctctcacaacgctgatttccccgacagccaggatctcttcatcacccttacagagatcccctacgaagcgtccccagccattaccccggacacagaatctggtgaaggatcagccagtaagtgttgtaaacatctaaacatttatttttaacaaaacaggaatattaacaattaaaagaatgggttgttcatgattagtgtgccctaggcgcttaacggtttagtaaggggcagtgcaagttttgaaaagaaatctagcaatgtccggttttcagtgattgtcctgcacaagccgctctactgtgtattccctgctactgcagctacagtaaaatgcggtctatatgtgcggggatagagcagtaatcctcctgggacatctcgatgaagctctcctggaggtaacttgaaagccgttgcatgaggttcttggggagagcggccttattgggtcctccgaagtacgacacgttgccgcgccacgagattatcaggtactcggggatcattgctctgcacagcagggcggcatacggccctggtctttggaggctttcccggagcattctctctttgtcgctctcggagatcctcatcagggtgatgtcggccatggtgacctgcttttaattaggtaggggaatgttagtgttgggactgctttcccgttcctttacagaactgtcaccgctggtttgcagccacgcggtggaggcgggagaggggcagccgaaagggat is part of the Chrysemys picta bellii isolate R12L10 chromosome 2, ASM1138683v2, whole genome shotgun sequence genome and harbors:
- the LOC135981446 gene encoding uncharacterized protein LOC135981446, with the protein product MQSSPAVMAVQSGNRKRAPAWTDREVLDLIAVWGDESVLSELRSKRRNAKIYEKISKDMAERGYSRDATQCRVKIKELRQGYQKTKEANGRSGSHPQTSRFYEALHSILGAAATTTPPVTVDSEDGILSTAGSSDMLGDGEDEEGDEEGEAVGSSHNADFPDSQDLFITLTEIPYEASPAITPDTESGEGSATPSATVSQPSLESHSQRLARIRRRKKRTREDMFSELMASSQAQAAQQTQWRENLTRMHQANMDREERWRQEDQQATQTLLGLLREQTDTLRRLVDVLQERRQEDRAPLQSISNRPPPPPSPIPTSPKVQRRRGGRVPANSHSTPAESSSSRRLSFPKI